A single genomic interval of Camelina sativa cultivar DH55 chromosome 11, Cs, whole genome shotgun sequence harbors:
- the LOC104728854 gene encoding putative F-box/FBD/LRR-repeat protein At2g05300 — MACSKGLSERLNEDRISQLPDPLICHILNHLRTQEVVRTSVLSSRWRSLWLLVPSLEWARWKFPDFSSFKSFGDRFFHSDRVTCLQNVELSLDTNDASYLTSWIDALTKRKIQRLSVERGFYHKMPLSLYVCETLTMYLNSVRYHKEATLERLVSSCPVLEDLEIFTFGGEANILQLICEYLKTDPLPRFGYMTRLHVTLCCSPLECLLTLLESFPNLKSLSLVFDYDKRAAPDETNQISFSPVPECLLSSLEFVDFRIKT; from the exons ATGGCTTGTTCCAAAGGGTTGAGTGAGAGATTGAATGAAGATAGGATAAGCCAGTTACCTGATCCTTTGATCTGTCATATACTTAATCATCTTCGGACACAGGAAGTTGTTAGGACAAGCGTTTTGTCCTCCAGATGGAGAAGTCTATGGCTTTTGGTTCCTAGCTTAGAATGGGCACGTTGGAAATTCCCAGATTTCAGCTCCTTTAAGAGTTTTGGCGACAGGTTTTTCCATTCCGATAGGGTTACATGCCTACAAAATGTGGAGTTATCTCTTGATACAAATGATGCATCTTATCTCACATCATGGATCGACGCCTTAACTAAACGCAAGATCCAACGTCTATCTGTTGAGAGGGGTTTTTATCATAAGATGCCACTAAGCCTTTACGTCTGTGAGACACTG ACTATGTACTTGAATTCTGTTCGGTATCATAAGGAGGCCACTCTTGAGAGACTTGTCTCATCCTGCCCTGTCTTGGAGGACCTAGAAATTTTCACTTTTGGGGGTGAAGCAAATATCTTACAG CTCATCTGTGAATACTTGAAGACAGATCCATTGCCTCGGTTTGGTTACATGACCCGTCTGCATGTCACTCTATGCTGTTCCCCTTTGGAATGTTTACTAACCTTGCTTGAGAGTTTCCCAAACTTGAAATCCCTGAGCTTG GTATTCGATTATGACAAAAGAGCAGCTCCTGATGAGACgaatcaaatcagtttttcaccTGTGCCTGAGTGTTTGCTATCTTCTCTGGAATTTGTTGATTTCAGAATCAAAACCTGA